The Bombus terrestris chromosome 9, iyBomTerr1.2, whole genome shotgun sequence genome contains a region encoding:
- the LOC100643613 gene encoding DNA repair protein XRCC4, producing the protein MTKITACKIFNQIDNKYYTLHVEWFNLHFKVMLLNSTMSPLAGEMNTRNINDFSNELSKSSDEYIEETKKILCGKDTKIQFFLQDKILEWKSDLWTLGRIELYIISDFQIRESFQQLLKFYQSIQDKMTVLEEENKNLVNVNKEINSKIEKLIEIKITMEQDLYKKFIVVLNSKKKKIKELQDAIKKKENVKESVFDACTDEESEKEDETVKDISTIIKVSKRKSPNYNSPKSIQKSEKTNHIVADKIIPKASTSKDYTKNELYTPDEYVKEMNKNEEESCSLKKSRSSLNFVEEESEEELFSQ; encoded by the exons ATGACAAAAATAACGgcatgtaaaatttttaatcaaattgataacaaatattatacactTCACGTAGAATggtttaatttacattttaaggTAATGCTGTTAAATTCAACAATGTCGCCGTTAGCTGGTGAG ATGAACACCAGAAATATAAATGATTTTTCTAATGAATTATCTAAATCATCTGATGAGTATATCGAAGAGACTAAGAAAATACTTTGTGGgaaagatacaaaaattcaGTTTTTCCTCCAAGACAAAATTTTAGAATGGAAAAGTGATTTATGGACTCTTGGAAGAATtgaattgtatattatttcagATTTCCAAATAAGGGAAAGTTTTCAACAattgttgaaattttatcaaagcATTCAAGATAAGATGACAGtattagaagaagaaaataaaaatttagtaaatgtaaataaagaaataaattcaaagatagaaaaattaatagaaatcaaAATTACTATGGAACAGGATCTTTATAAGAAGTTTATAGTAGTTTTAaattcaaagaaaaagaaaattaaagaattacaaGATgctataaaaaagaaagaaaatgttaaaGAATCAGTTTTTGATGCATGTACAGACGAAGAATCTGAGAAAGAAGATGAAACTGTGAAAGATATTTCCACAATTATCAAAGTTAGCAAAAGAAAGTCACCTAATTATAATAGCCCAAAAAGTATCCAGAAAAGTGAAAAAACAAATCATATTGTTGCTGATAAAATAATTCCTAAGGCATCCACCAGTAAAGATTATACAAAAAATGAGTTATATACTCCAGATGAGTATGTAAAAGAAATGAATAAGAATGAAGAAGAAAGTTGTAGTCTTAAGAAGTCAAGAAGTAGTCTGAATTTTGTTGAAGAAGAATCTGAGGAAGAATTATTTTCTCAATAA
- the LOC100643245 gene encoding RAB6A-GEF complex partner protein 2 isoform X2, producing the protein MQCFSDTTFAPWQQDNGHVVLNTKPKILFCDLRLSPGESKTYIYREIIPSDAPPSYRGHAVKYSYKITIGTQRVNTAIKLLRVPFRVLSLSELPEVTACNDSVDLSPNNPFMETQHRDTPLDVALQTLQNLTARRSPNFYNITNGRGRVVRFCLFKNSYKLGEDIVGTFDFSNATVSCAQVSVALQSEEHISEEYRRGKASTPTLVSYNKHHEMCMGLKYSHLVLPIPLHVTPDFTTDLMTLKWRLHFEFVTTSKLVEMPNKSTVNWQGPLILDVETMTWDLPVHIHPTTTPPNTAQQSRYNTVI; encoded by the exons ATGCAA TGTTTTTCAGATACAACTTTTGCACCATGGCAACAGGATAATGGTCATGTTGTTCTAAATACAAAgccaaaaattttattttgtgattTAAGATTATCTCCTGGTGAAAGTAAAACAT ATATTTATCGGGAGATAATTCCAAGTGATGCACCTCCATCTTATAGAGGACACGCAGTAAAGTATTCATATAAAATCACAATTGGAACACAACGAGTAAACACCGCTATAAAGCTACTTAGAGTTCCATTCAGAGTACTTTCTTTAAGTG aattgcctgaagtAACTGCTTGTAATGATAGTGTTGACTTGAGTCCAAATAATCCATTTATGGAAACACAACACAGAGATACTCCATTAGATGTTGCGCTACAAACTCTTCAG aaTTTAACAGCTAGACGCAGtccaaatttttataatattacaaacggACGTGGGCGCGTTGTGAGATTTTGtctttttaaaaattcgtaTAAACTTGGAGAAGACATAGTCGGAACATTTGATTTCTCAAATGCTACCGTTTCTTGTGCGCAAGTATCTGTTGCATTGCAATCAGAGGAACATATTTCAGAAGAGTACAGACGAGGAAAGGCCTCAACACCAACTTTAGTCAGTTACAACAAACACCACGAAATGTGTATGGGTTTAAAATATTCCCATTTGGTATTACCCATACCATTACACGTAACACCAGATTTTACTACTGATTTAATGACACTAAAATGGAGACTACACTTCGAATTTGTTACGACTTCCAAATTAGTAGAAATGCCCAATAAAAGTACTGTTAATTGGCAAGGACCATTGATCTTGGATGTTGAAACGATGACATGGGATTTACCTGTTCATATTCATCCAACAACTACGCCGCCTAATACTGCACAACAAAGTAGATATAATACAGTGATATAA
- the LOC100642762 gene encoding ribosome biogenesis protein BOP1 homolog produces MKNQRKSSKRKLNNVKTANNVREGETDSPKPTFEEESDSGTEDLLSAEVNNNDESSDEEINENEDISVSDTEQDPIVFKSDDEEDELSFQTDSDDLGLDEDYSESEEENISLDESEDENLKKKSENSEIPSTSKDNEFAKIKKGGFSMFNINNRNISNTLQTKKQSKTLINKMNKSDESNTGKDIQKGKVQNKENLKLDLEKCKERSTKKNTESSIESNLSNHDKLVTDQQIDEYEYDSSDEEDIRNTVGNIPMKWYDEYDHIGYDWDGKKIIKPQKGDQLDNFLKRMEDPDFWRTIKDPQTGQDVVLSEADIDLITRIQKRKIPDITFDEYAPWVEWFTSEVMKTPLRKFPEHKRSFLPSKSEAKKVSKLVHALKMGWIKSTAELKKEREKKRNEPQFYMLWQSDDQAEEMRRIHKHIPPPKRHLPGHAESYNPPPEYLFDKKELKEWNKLQTTPWKRKLHFIPQKYNALREVPAYPKYVKERFQRCLDLYLCPRALKMRLTIEPEALVPQLPSPKDLQPFPTTMSMVFKGHTDMVRSITAEPMGQYIASGGDDMNLKIWEIVTGRCVKTVPCGGVIRSVAWCPNQSLSLIAVAADKKVLLINPGVGDHLITNKTNQLLEIVPQSDVIVNERVKTAVQWEQAEDEYWTNGIRVILNHFKTVKQVTWHGKGDYFATVMPDGQNRSVLINQLSKRRSQLPFTRSKGLIQCVLFHPIRPYLFVATQRNVRIYDLIKQEMIKKLLSNSQWISSMTIHPGGDNILVGTYDRKMLWFDLDLSTKPYQTLRLHGTGVRSVAFHKRYPLFASGADDRGLIVSHGMVYNDLLQNALIVPLKRLCNHESYNDFGILDVMFHPIQPWVFSAGADSTIRMYT; encoded by the exons atgaagaatCAACGGAAATCTTCAAAGAGGAAGCTAAATAACGTAAAAACTGCAAATAATGTTAGAGAAGGAGAAACGGATTCACCAAAACCTACATTTGAAGAAGAATcg gaTTCAGGTACTGAAGATTTATTGTCTGCTGAAGTAAATAACAATGATGAAAGTTCAGATgaagaaataaacgaaaatgAAGATATTTCTGTATCAGACACTGAACAAGATCCAATTGTCTTTAAATCTGATGATGAAGAAGATGAATTAAGCTTTCAGACAGATTCAGATGATCTTGGTCTTGATGAAGATTATTCTGAAagtgaagaagaaaatatttctcttgaTGAAAGCGaggatgaaaatttgaaaaagaaaagtgaaaattCTGAAATTCCCTCAACATCTAAAGATAATgaatttgcaaaaataaaaaaaggtgGATTTTctatgtttaatattaataataggaATATATCTAATACACTACAGACTAAGAAACAAAGCAAAACtcttataaataaaatgaataaatcagATGAATCAAATACTGGTAAAGATATACAAAAAGGTAAGgtacaaaataaagaaaatttaaaattagatttagaaaaatgtaaagaaaggaGTACTAAGAAGAATACAGAATCTAGTATAGAATCTAACTTATCAAATCATGATAAGTTAGTAACAGATCAACAAATAgatgaatatgaatatgataGTTCTGATGAAGAAGATATTCGTAACACAGTTGGAAACATACCAATGAAGTGGTATGATGAATATGATCATATTGGTTATGATTGGGAtggtaaaaaaattataaaacctcAAAAAGGTGACCAGTTAGACAATTTTTTGAAAAGAATGGAAGATCCTGATTTTTGGAGAACAATTAAGGATCCTCAGACTGGGCAAGATGTTGTATTAAGTGAAGCAGATATAGATTTGATTACAAGGATACAAAAACGAAAAATTCCGGACATAACTTTTGATGAATATGCT CCATGGGTAGAGTGGTTCACTTCAGAGGTGATGAAGACACCATTACGTAAATTTCCTGAACATAAACGTTCATTCTTACCATCTAAATCAGAAGCTAAAAAAGTATCAAAATTAGTTCATGCACTTAAGATGGGTTGGATAAAATCAACAGCggaattaaagaaagaaagggagaagaagagaaatgaACCACAATTTTACATGTTGTGGCAATCAGATGATCAAGCTGAAGAAATGCGTAGAATTCATAAACATATCCCACCGCCAAAAAGACATTTACCTGGACATGCAGAAAGCTATAATCCTCCCCCAGAATACTTATTCGATAAAAAGGAACTAAAAGAATGGAATAAATTACAGACAACACCATGGAAACGAAAATTACACTTCATTCCACAAAAATATAATGCTCTCCGTGAAGTACCTGCCTATCCTAAATATGTTAAAGAAAGATTTCAAAGGTGCCTAGATTTGTACTTATGCCCTAGAGCATTGAAAATGAGATTAACAATAGAACCAGAAGCCTTAGTACCTCAATTGCCAAGCCCAAAGGATCTACAACCTTTCCCTACAACAATGTCTATGGTATTTAAAGGTCACACAGATATGGTAAGAAGTATTACAGCAGAACCAATGGGGCAATATATAGCTTCTGGTGGTGATGATATGAACTTAAAAA TATGGGAAATAGTAACAGGCAGGTGTGTAAAAACAGTACCATGTGGGGGGGTAATTAGATCTGTGGCATGGTGTCCAAATCAATCTTTATCGCTTATAGCGGTAGCTGCAGATAAAAAGGTTCTATTAATAAATCCTGGTGTTGGAGATCATTTAATTACTAATAAAACAAATCAATTATTAGAAATAGTACCTCAAAGTGATGTTATAG TAAATGAAAGAGTGAAAACTGCTGTTCAGTGGGAACAAGCAGAAGATGAATATTGGACTAATGGAATTAGGGTAATTTTAAATCATTTCAAAACAGTAAAACAAGTAACTTGGCATGGTAAAGGTGATTATTTTGCCACTGTTATGCCAGATGGTCAAAACAGATCTGTCTTAATAAATCAATTATCAAAAAGGAGATCTCAATTGCCTTTCACCAGGTCAAAAGGTTTAATACAGTGTGTCTTGTTTCATCCAATTAGGCCGTATTTATTCGTAGCG acTCAACGAAATGTTCGAATATACGATTTAATAAAACaggaaatgattaaaaaattgctATCAAATTCACAATGGATATCATCAATGACAATACATCCAG GAGGTGACAATATTTTAGTAGGCACATACGACCGCAAAATGCTTTGGTTTGATCTTGATTTAAGTACAAAACCTTACCAGACATTACGTTTGCATGGTACAGGCGTTCGCAGTGTTGCATTTCATAAACGATATCCACTTTTTGCATCTGGTGCTGATGACAGAGGTCTTATTGTCTCTCATGGAATGGTGTACAA TGATTTATTGCAAAACGCATTAATTGTACCACTTAAAAGATTATGCAATCATGAATCTTATAATGACTTTGGTATTTTGGATGTGATGTTTCACCCTATTCAACCATGGGTATTTTCTGCAGGTGCAGATTCAACAATACGAATGTATACTTga
- the LOC100643245 gene encoding RAB6A-GEF complex partner protein 2 isoform X1: MIEITAKLIRGPVYFSGEVIECLVTFSNPLNPIHQISQSHSDIFESLAWASAQVHCQCSTNNKIVFSEKLNMTAQLAAINANTTFAPWQQDNGHVVLNTKPKILFCDLRLSPGESKTYIYREIIPSDAPPSYRGHAVKYSYKITIGTQRVNTAIKLLRVPFRVLSLSELPEVTACNDSVDLSPNNPFMETQHRDTPLDVALQTLQNLTARRSPNFYNITNGRGRVVRFCLFKNSYKLGEDIVGTFDFSNATVSCAQVSVALQSEEHISEEYRRGKASTPTLVSYNKHHEMCMGLKYSHLVLPIPLHVTPDFTTDLMTLKWRLHFEFVTTSKLVEMPNKSTVNWQGPLILDVETMTWDLPVHIHPTTTPPNTAQQSRYNTVI; the protein is encoded by the exons atgATTGAGATAACAGCAAAACTAATTAGAGGACCTGTATATTTTTCCGGTGAAGTTATAGAATGTTTGGTCACATTTAGTAATCCATTAAATCCAATTCATCAAATATCTCAAAGTCATAG TGATATTTTTGAGAGTCTCGCGTGGGCTAGTGCACAAGTTCATTGCCAATGTtccacaaataataaaattgttttctcAGAGAAGCTGAACATGACAGCACAATTAGCAGCTATTAATGCAA ATACAACTTTTGCACCATGGCAACAGGATAATGGTCATGTTGTTCTAAATACAAAgccaaaaattttattttgtgattTAAGATTATCTCCTGGTGAAAGTAAAACAT ATATTTATCGGGAGATAATTCCAAGTGATGCACCTCCATCTTATAGAGGACACGCAGTAAAGTATTCATATAAAATCACAATTGGAACACAACGAGTAAACACCGCTATAAAGCTACTTAGAGTTCCATTCAGAGTACTTTCTTTAAGTG aattgcctgaagtAACTGCTTGTAATGATAGTGTTGACTTGAGTCCAAATAATCCATTTATGGAAACACAACACAGAGATACTCCATTAGATGTTGCGCTACAAACTCTTCAG aaTTTAACAGCTAGACGCAGtccaaatttttataatattacaaacggACGTGGGCGCGTTGTGAGATTTTGtctttttaaaaattcgtaTAAACTTGGAGAAGACATAGTCGGAACATTTGATTTCTCAAATGCTACCGTTTCTTGTGCGCAAGTATCTGTTGCATTGCAATCAGAGGAACATATTTCAGAAGAGTACAGACGAGGAAAGGCCTCAACACCAACTTTAGTCAGTTACAACAAACACCACGAAATGTGTATGGGTTTAAAATATTCCCATTTGGTATTACCCATACCATTACACGTAACACCAGATTTTACTACTGATTTAATGACACTAAAATGGAGACTACACTTCGAATTTGTTACGACTTCCAAATTAGTAGAAATGCCCAATAAAAGTACTGTTAATTGGCAAGGACCATTGATCTTGGATGTTGAAACGATGACATGGGATTTACCTGTTCATATTCATCCAACAACTACGCCGCCTAATACTGCACAACAAAGTAGATATAATACAGTGATATAA
- the LOC100643001 gene encoding uncharacterized protein LOC100643001 isoform X1, with the protein MVHVYFVSFYLIRPAISLEGAVMDSACQNSDFSTKYLLGQLNIARKEINNLRQQIKSLRYIHEKDVDNIKRLLESFRNRPSMSDAKVIGPEDVKPSTSTDDDTIKLKPIGVISTWFPSKRGTPRQTGVCGKVPGKLLLYNSIFTNPDHALEGLQDFSHMWVLFYFHRNDSTHVRAKVAPPRLNGTKTGVFSTRSPHRPCPIGLSLVKITTIENHTIYFEGVDMVDQSPVLDIKPYIPQYDSPIYFEKLSNRSQESNVDDAFECIEETARNQTCDAFSTNVSLGDETRSLLSESYYRKVINKANQETDVSRDEEIALRLQAEEFQRNSNFESYSSMRHFSELNDISLHNNSTLQHSIDVTDIHRTAHTFSDTLSDPRTSLNIVGHNILSSDVEQPENLVDINNRLQNINVNGRTNIESTYGSRNVGSNYTETHASRSRLLDGADGPNTICGTDIDLIHRRSLNSRIDNSPVRMGVREAPDGEEGLEPQILTPSQHLPNQVIRTMSNNSLPDSGDTHLLFSSESRNAENRESGTNISSEIRIPEWISRPRTPLCVVFNDRALIQLNEILGTKINDQKIAIENVLREDPRSVYLRQRWGSQFYTFLIHDLHITCRFDDSRGIVTVFQVRHAGRICECGEPEWQCLGHSPPSS; encoded by the exons ATGGTTCATGTCTATTTCGTTTCATTCTACCTAATTCGACCGGCGATTTCGCTCGAAGGAGCAGTTATGGATTCTGCTTGTCAAAATTCAGATTTTAGCACTAAATATTTGCTGGGTCAGTTAAATATAGccagaaaagaaattaataatttaag ACAACAAATAAAGAGTCTTCGATATATACATGAAAAAGATGTTGACAACATAAAGCGTCTTTTGGAATCATTCAGAAATAGACCATCTATGTCTGACGCAAAAGTAATAGGTCCAGAAGATGTGAAACCTAGCACTAGTACAGATGATGATACCATAAAATTAAAACCAATTGGAGTAATATCTACTTGGTTTCCTAGTAAACGTGGTACACCTAGACAAACTGGAGTCTGTGGAAAAGTACCAGGAAAATTGCtattatataattcaatatttaCTAATCCTGATCATGCACTTGAAGGATTACAAGATTTTTCACATATGTG GGTTCTATTCTACTTTCATAGGAATGATTCAACACATGTTCGTGCCAAAGTTGCACCACCAAGATTAAATGGTACAAAAACAGGTGTATTTTCTACACGTTCTCCACACCGTCCATGTCCAATAGGTTTGAGTTTAGTAAAAATTACAACAATAGAAAATCATACAATTTATTTTGAAGGTGTAGATATGGTTGATCAATCACCTGTACTAGatataaaaccttatataccacAGTATGATAGTCCtatatattttgagaaattaAGTAACAGATCACAAGAATCTAATGTAGATGATGCATTTGAGTGCATAGAAGAAACTGCCAGAAATCAAACATGTGACGCATTCAGTACTAATGTTAGTCTTGGGGATGAAACAAGAAGTTTACTTTCGGAATCTTATTATAGAAAAGTTATTAACAAAGCAAATCAAGAAACAGATGTTTCTAGAGACGAAGAAATTGCTTTAAGGTTACAAGCTGAAGAGTTCCAAAGAAATTCAAACTTTGAAAGTTATTCCAGTATGAGAcatttttctgaattaaatGATATCAGTTTGCACAATAATAGCACATTACAACATAGCATAGATGTAACCGATATACATAGAACTGCTCATACATTTTCCGACACTTTGTCTGATCCGCGGACAAGTTTGAATATAGTAGGACATAACATACTTTCGTCTGACGTGGAACAACCAGAAAATTtagtagatataaataatagattacaaaatattaacgtAAATGGTCGTACTAATATCGAATCAACATACGGATCAAGAAACGTGGGATCTAATTACACAGAAACACATGCTTCTCGGTCTAGACTTTTAGATGGAGCTGATGGACCAAATACCATTTGTGGTACAGACATAGATTTAATTCATCGACGATCGTTAAATTCGAGAATTGATAATTCTCCTGTAAGAATGGGGGTACGCGAAGCTCCTGATGGAGAAGAAGGATTAGAACCACAAATTCTTACTCCTTCACAACATTTACCGAATCAAGTAATAAGAACAATGTCAAACAATAGCTTACCAGACAGTGGAGACACACATTTATTATTCTCTTCTGAATCGAGAAACGCTGAGAACAGAGAATCGGGAACTAATATTTCTTCGGAGATAAGAATTCCAGAGTGGATATCGAGACCTCGAACACCTCTATGTGTGGTATTTAACGATCGTGCTTTGATTCAATTAAACGAGATTTTAGGAACTAAAATAAATGACCAAAAAATAGCCATTGAAAATGTACTTCGCGAGGATCCTAGATCGGTATATCTGAGACAACGATGGGGTAGccaattttatacttttttaattCATGATTTACACATCACTTGTAGATTTGACGACAGCAGGGGTATAGTAACAGTTTTTCAAGTCAGACACGCTGGTCGTATTTGCGAATGTGGAGAGCCTGAGTGGCAATGTTTGGGTCATTCACCACCCTCTTCTTAA
- the LOC100643001 gene encoding uncharacterized protein LOC100643001 isoform X2 has product MSDAKVIGPEDVKPSTSTDDDTIKLKPIGVISTWFPSKRGTPRQTGVCGKVPGKLLLYNSIFTNPDHALEGLQDFSHMWVLFYFHRNDSTHVRAKVAPPRLNGTKTGVFSTRSPHRPCPIGLSLVKITTIENHTIYFEGVDMVDQSPVLDIKPYIPQYDSPIYFEKLSNRSQESNVDDAFECIEETARNQTCDAFSTNVSLGDETRSLLSESYYRKVINKANQETDVSRDEEIALRLQAEEFQRNSNFESYSSMRHFSELNDISLHNNSTLQHSIDVTDIHRTAHTFSDTLSDPRTSLNIVGHNILSSDVEQPENLVDINNRLQNINVNGRTNIESTYGSRNVGSNYTETHASRSRLLDGADGPNTICGTDIDLIHRRSLNSRIDNSPVRMGVREAPDGEEGLEPQILTPSQHLPNQVIRTMSNNSLPDSGDTHLLFSSESRNAENRESGTNISSEIRIPEWISRPRTPLCVVFNDRALIQLNEILGTKINDQKIAIENVLREDPRSVYLRQRWGSQFYTFLIHDLHITCRFDDSRGIVTVFQVRHAGRICECGEPEWQCLGHSPPSS; this is encoded by the exons ATGTCTGACGCAAAAGTAATAGGTCCAGAAGATGTGAAACCTAGCACTAGTACAGATGATGATACCATAAAATTAAAACCAATTGGAGTAATATCTACTTGGTTTCCTAGTAAACGTGGTACACCTAGACAAACTGGAGTCTGTGGAAAAGTACCAGGAAAATTGCtattatataattcaatatttaCTAATCCTGATCATGCACTTGAAGGATTACAAGATTTTTCACATATGTG GGTTCTATTCTACTTTCATAGGAATGATTCAACACATGTTCGTGCCAAAGTTGCACCACCAAGATTAAATGGTACAAAAACAGGTGTATTTTCTACACGTTCTCCACACCGTCCATGTCCAATAGGTTTGAGTTTAGTAAAAATTACAACAATAGAAAATCATACAATTTATTTTGAAGGTGTAGATATGGTTGATCAATCACCTGTACTAGatataaaaccttatataccacAGTATGATAGTCCtatatattttgagaaattaAGTAACAGATCACAAGAATCTAATGTAGATGATGCATTTGAGTGCATAGAAGAAACTGCCAGAAATCAAACATGTGACGCATTCAGTACTAATGTTAGTCTTGGGGATGAAACAAGAAGTTTACTTTCGGAATCTTATTATAGAAAAGTTATTAACAAAGCAAATCAAGAAACAGATGTTTCTAGAGACGAAGAAATTGCTTTAAGGTTACAAGCTGAAGAGTTCCAAAGAAATTCAAACTTTGAAAGTTATTCCAGTATGAGAcatttttctgaattaaatGATATCAGTTTGCACAATAATAGCACATTACAACATAGCATAGATGTAACCGATATACATAGAACTGCTCATACATTTTCCGACACTTTGTCTGATCCGCGGACAAGTTTGAATATAGTAGGACATAACATACTTTCGTCTGACGTGGAACAACCAGAAAATTtagtagatataaataatagattacaaaatattaacgtAAATGGTCGTACTAATATCGAATCAACATACGGATCAAGAAACGTGGGATCTAATTACACAGAAACACATGCTTCTCGGTCTAGACTTTTAGATGGAGCTGATGGACCAAATACCATTTGTGGTACAGACATAGATTTAATTCATCGACGATCGTTAAATTCGAGAATTGATAATTCTCCTGTAAGAATGGGGGTACGCGAAGCTCCTGATGGAGAAGAAGGATTAGAACCACAAATTCTTACTCCTTCACAACATTTACCGAATCAAGTAATAAGAACAATGTCAAACAATAGCTTACCAGACAGTGGAGACACACATTTATTATTCTCTTCTGAATCGAGAAACGCTGAGAACAGAGAATCGGGAACTAATATTTCTTCGGAGATAAGAATTCCAGAGTGGATATCGAGACCTCGAACACCTCTATGTGTGGTATTTAACGATCGTGCTTTGATTCAATTAAACGAGATTTTAGGAACTAAAATAAATGACCAAAAAATAGCCATTGAAAATGTACTTCGCGAGGATCCTAGATCGGTATATCTGAGACAACGATGGGGTAGccaattttatacttttttaattCATGATTTACACATCACTTGTAGATTTGACGACAGCAGGGGTATAGTAACAGTTTTTCAAGTCAGACACGCTGGTCGTATTTGCGAATGTGGAGAGCCTGAGTGGCAATGTTTGGGTCATTCACCACCCTCTTCTTAA